A window of Aerococcus urinae contains these coding sequences:
- the dnaN gene encoding DNA polymerase III subunit beta, translating into MKFTIKRSIFVDHLNNVQRAISSRTTIPILTGIKIAVLDSGIILTGSDSTISIEIYISKEDESNQLSIAETGSIVLPSRFLGDIVKKLPEDQLTLEVQDNLQTVIRSGESVFNLNGTAGSEYPTLPEIDADSTYVLPGHLFKRVVNHTIISVSNQQIRPLFTGVHFILADEQLKAVSTDSHRLSQRIVPLTMPEESQGKPLEINIPGQTLTELTRLVDDNEDIEMMVTDNQVLFKIDNVYLYSRLLEGNYPDTDRLLSLDYNTKIKVDAQELVHAVERALILSHQGKNNVVKLSLSQEEAILSGHSSEIGYVKEKLSLLSFEGDDLEISFNPDYLREALRSFGGQDVVIRFVNPTHSFILTPSEDEDEFNMVQLITPIRTPGN; encoded by the coding sequence ATGAAATTTACAATTAAACGTTCCATTTTTGTTGATCATTTAAACAATGTCCAACGAGCGATTTCCTCACGGACAACTATTCCTATACTCACTGGAATTAAAATCGCTGTTCTGGATTCAGGAATCATCCTTACTGGTAGTGATTCAACCATTTCGATTGAAATTTATATTTCTAAAGAAGATGAAAGTAACCAGTTATCGATTGCTGAGACAGGGTCTATTGTTCTCCCTTCCCGTTTCCTCGGTGACATTGTCAAAAAACTCCCTGAAGACCAACTGACCTTGGAAGTCCAAGATAACTTACAAACTGTTATCCGCTCAGGAGAATCCGTCTTTAACCTCAATGGGACTGCCGGCAGCGAATACCCCACTCTCCCTGAAATTGATGCTGATTCGACCTATGTCTTACCGGGTCATCTCTTTAAACGGGTGGTTAACCACACCATTATTTCGGTATCTAACCAACAAATCCGCCCACTCTTTACCGGGGTTCACTTTATCCTGGCCGATGAGCAACTGAAAGCGGTATCAACCGACTCCCACCGGCTCAGTCAACGGATTGTGCCTTTGACCATGCCAGAAGAAAGCCAAGGTAAGCCTTTAGAAATCAATATTCCAGGGCAAACTCTGACCGAGCTTACCCGTTTAGTGGATGATAATGAAGATATTGAGATGATGGTCACCGATAACCAAGTCCTCTTTAAGATTGATAATGTCTACCTTTATTCCAGACTCTTGGAAGGGAATTACCCCGATACCGACCGCTTGTTGAGCTTGGACTACAACACGAAAATTAAAGTCGATGCCCAAGAACTGGTTCACGCAGTAGAACGGGCCTTAATCTTAAGCCACCAAGGCAAGAACAATGTGGTTAAGCTTTCCCTTTCCCAAGAAGAAGCCATTCTTTCCGGTCACTCTTCTGAGATTGGTTATGTTAAGGAAAAACTCAGCCTCCTAAGCTTTGAAGGCGATGACTTGGAAATTTCCTTTAACCCCGACTACTTACGGGAAGCTCTAAGGAGTTTTGGCGGCCAAGATGTGGTCATTCGTTTCGTTAACCCAACCCACTCCTTTATCTTGACCCCAAGTGAAGATGAAGATGAATTTAACATGGTTCAACTCATCACCCCTATCCGGACACCTGGTAATTAA